The Desulfuromonas thiophila genome contains the following window.
TTCGCCCGGCAGGGTGGCCAGCAGCAGCAGGGGCTGCTGGTGGCAACGATCAAGGCTCGGCATGTTCTGTTGCAGCACCTCTTGCAGCAGGGCGCTGAACAGAGCCTCCTGGCGGATGCTGAGCCGGCCGCAAAGCCAGGCATCCCCGACCGCCTGCAGCAGTGGCGGCACAAACTGGCAGATGAAGGCCCGGTTGCCCCGTTGCTGATGCTGCTGTTGCAGGGCGCGCTGCAGCTCCAGGGGACGGTTGGCCAGCAGCAGCGAGATGAGCTGCTGCTGATCGGCCGCCAGCGGTGATGCGGCTGGCTGGTGTTGCTGCAGCAGCTGCTGACGACCGGCCCTGTCGAGGCGGAACAGCTCCCTGGGCCGGAAGCCCAGGTCGAGCAACTGGCGGACCTGGCGCAATTCGGCTACGGCAGCGGCACTGTAGCGGCGGCGGCCATGGCTGTCGCGGTCGGCGGGTGCCAGCGCATAGCGTCGTTCCCACACCCGCAGACAATCCTTGCTGATGCCGGTTTCGCGCTCCACCTCCGGCAGGCTGAAAAAATCGCCCGCGCTTTCGGCCGGCGGCTTGTCGGTCGTGGCGACGGGGCCGTGCTGGGGCATGAGGGCCTCCGTTATTTTGTCCTGGACAAAGTTGCTTTTTACGTCATATTTATCGGAAAAGATATTTTTGTCCAGAACAAAAAACACAGGAGGTTGCCATGGAGCGATCGCTGGAACAGTTGGTTTTTGGCGCCTTGGGCGCGGCCCTGCTGGCGCGGGAAAAGCTGGAGCAGACCGGAGGCCAGCTGCAGGATTGGCAACGCGAGGCGCAGCAGCGGGGCGAGGCTTTTTTTGCGCAGGCGTTGGAACGTGGCAGTGCCGAGCGCGACGCGCTGAAGGGTTCCTTGCGGCAACTGGTGGCTGAGCTGGTGGATGAGTTGGGGCTGGCCACGCGGGAGGATCTGCAACGGCTGGAGGAACGTCTGCTGGCGGCGCGGAGGGACGCCTGAGCAGCCGGTTGGGGGCGGCCTGGCTTCAGCTGTGGCGCCGTGGCCGGTTGCTTGCGCCACTGTATCGGCCCCGCCGGCTGTATCTGCTGCTGCGGGTGCTGGTGACGCTGTTTCTGCTGTTGCGGCGTCGGTCGCGCTGGCTGGGGCTGACGCCCCTGCCCCCGGTGGCACTGGTGGCGGCCATCGAACAGCTGGGCGCCAGCTTTATCAAGCTGGCCCAGGTGCTGGCGACCCGGGCCGATTTTTTTGACGAAGCGTACCTGGCCGGTCTACGCCAGTTGCAGGATCGTCTGCCGGCCATGAGCGCTGGCGATCGTGACCGCTGCCTGGCGCTGGCTTTTCCCGCCGCCTGGCCCTTTGTCGATTTTGATCGCCAACCGCTGGCCTGTGCCTCCATTGGTCAGGTCCACCGTGCCACGCTGGCCGATGGCCGCCTGGTGGCGGTCAAACTGCGCCGTTTCGGTATCGAGCAGGTGGTGCGGGCCGATGTCCGTCTGCTGCGGCTGTGCCAGTGGCTGCTGCAACCGTTGTTTTCCTCCGATACCCGCCATTCCGTCGAGGCCGTGCTGAGCGCTTTTGGCCGCACCATTGTCGAAGAGGTCGACATGGCGCAGGAGCTGGCCCATCTGCAGCAGTTCCGCCAGCTCTACGGTGCCAGTGGCCTGCGGTTTCCCGTGCCCCACCCGCCACTCTGTTCTTGTCATGCCCTGGTGATGGATTTCGAGGACGGCGTGCGCTGCGACGACAGCGCTGCCCTGGCGCGGCTGGGCGTTTCTTTTCCGGCCGTGATGGAAACCCTGGTGCGGTTCTACACCGAGCAGATGCTGGTGAAGGGTTTTTTTCATGCCGATCCCCATCCCGGCAATCTGCTGGTGCGGCCCGACGGCCAGCTGGTGTTGCTCGATTTCGGCATGGTCAGCCGCATTCCGCAGGAAACCCGCAAGGCGATGATCTACGCCGTCAAGGCGGCCTACGAACGCGATTACGCCCTGCTGGTGCGTGCCACCCGCCGCCTCGGCATCATCACCGAGGCCGCCGCGCCCGAACAGCTCAGCCTGCTGGCCGAGGATATCTTTCGCATCTTCAGCAGCGAAGCGCTCAGTGCCGCCAGCATGCAGCAACTGGCCTTTGGGGTGCTCGACAGCCTCAAGGGCACGCCGTTCAAGCTGCCGCAGGAGGTTGTCTATGTCATGCGGGCGAGTTCCATCATTGAGGGGCTGGGTACCCGCTATATCGAAAACTTCAACGGGATCAAAGATGTCTTGCCGCTGCTGAAGGCCAATCTGGGACGGGCGCTGGGGGAGGGCGAGGGCCTGCTCGATCTGTTGGCCATTGAAGCCAAACAGCTGCCGCTGACACTGGTGAAGACGCGGCAGGTGATCGACAGTCTGGAGCAGGGTGAGCTGGTGGTGCACCTGGCGGCCGACGACCGCCGTGCCCTGCTGGCGGGACTGGCCCGCCTGCTGACACGCCAGAGCCGCTGGCTGGCATTGGTGCTGGCGGCCTTTTATCTGCGCGGCTGGCCGCAGCCCTGGGCCGCGCCCCTGTCGCTGGGTTGTTTCAGTCTGGCCCTGTTGCTGGCCTGGCGTGGCGCGCGCGACTGACCATTGGCTTAGCAGCGCTTGGTCGGCCGCAGTGCGTCCCTTCGTTGGGCGAATTCCGCTGCTGTTGCGGGGCCGTCTCTGGCGGTTGCCCCGGCAGCTGACCGCCGGAGTGGTCCCCGCCAGTTCGGCCGTGGTTGTGGCGATCAGCCCTTGCGCGGTTTTGGTTTGCTGCGGTTGCCTGGCCCTGCGGGTTTGTTGTCGGCACCCTTGCGGGGGCGGCTGGCTTTTTCCGCCGGCCTGGCCTTGCCGCCGCGGCTGGCGGCAGGTTGAGAGGCGGCGCCCACCGGTTGCAGATCGATGGTTTGCTGGTGGATTTTGATGCTGTGCAGGCGTTTGAGCGCCGCTGGCGACAGGTCCGCCGCCAGATCGATTTCACTGCTGGCATCGCCGATACGAATCTGGCCGATCTGCTCACGTTGCAGCCGGCCTTCGTTGCTGAAGGCACCGACGATATCGGCCGGACCGATGCGCTGCTGCCGACCGAGGGCGATGCGGTAGGTCTGCATGGGGCTGCTGGCACGGCTGGCGCGTGGCCGTCCCGTGGTGGCGGCTGCGCCGTCCCGTTGCGGCCGTTCCCGCTCTGGCCGGCGGCTGGCCGGTTCCAGCTCGGGCAGGTCGGGAAACAGCGGTTTGTCGCGTTGCAGCTGCCAGACCAGGGCGGCGGCCAGTTCGGCCGGTGCGATC
Protein-coding sequences here:
- a CDS encoding MerR family transcriptional regulator, which codes for MPQHGPVATTDKPPAESAGDFFSLPEVERETGISKDCLRVWERRYALAPADRDSHGRRRYSAAAVAELRQVRQLLDLGFRPRELFRLDRAGRQQLLQQHQPAASPLAADQQQLISLLLANRPLELQRALQQQHQQRGNRAFICQFVPPLLQAVGDAWLCGRLSIRQEALFSALLQEVLQQNMPSLDRCHQQPLLLLATLPGEHHRLGLLLVATLARARGQRALVLGSEVPAAQLQSLAAELSVDIVGLSFSGHQPNHQVRSQLGHLRAGLAPAIALWAGGRGVSRLRPLAGIRHFVSLTATDQALAAWPAIPAEGTDETLPS
- a CDS encoding ABC1 kinase family protein yields the protein MGAAWLQLWRRGRLLAPLYRPRRLYLLLRVLVTLFLLLRRRSRWLGLTPLPPVALVAAIEQLGASFIKLAQVLATRADFFDEAYLAGLRQLQDRLPAMSAGDRDRCLALAFPAAWPFVDFDRQPLACASIGQVHRATLADGRLVAVKLRRFGIEQVVRADVRLLRLCQWLLQPLFSSDTRHSVEAVLSAFGRTIVEEVDMAQELAHLQQFRQLYGASGLRFPVPHPPLCSCHALVMDFEDGVRCDDSAALARLGVSFPAVMETLVRFYTEQMLVKGFFHADPHPGNLLVRPDGQLVLLDFGMVSRIPQETRKAMIYAVKAAYERDYALLVRATRRLGIITEAAAPEQLSLLAEDIFRIFSSEALSAASMQQLAFGVLDSLKGTPFKLPQEVVYVMRASSIIEGLGTRYIENFNGIKDVLPLLKANLGRALGEGEGLLDLLAIEAKQLPLTLVKTRQVIDSLEQGELVVHLAADDRRALLAGLARLLTRQSRWLALVLAAFYLRGWPQPWAAPLSLGCFSLALLLAWRGARD